The Anopheles coluzzii chromosome 2, AcolN3, whole genome shotgun sequence genome window below encodes:
- the LOC125906605 gene encoding uncharacterized protein LOC125906605 isoform X1 gives MENKNKNVSIVDENGNPGKRSLSMLRNFEEEEETTLDSGNAKKQQKEQPSGTMKNYIVFPNGQKLEIRGTICGAVNLDQTVCAKPLDANPSSTQTQQTIFLKTAGATPCTTKPVQQPLDVKKSAGKPDSVTHTQQTIFLKTAGATPSTSKPVQQPLDVKKSAGKPHPVTQTQQTIFLKTAGATPSYSKSIQQTSLETSGDIMEYSKLKQHSKTSYATPGPSKPSLQMVNTELSGGLLDPDDTPFLITKNILRQLIRDEVTSVFQEQRDSFMEPMFRRMAGMEATFASLYNQISSQTNQTNVDPKVLENFEFDTIDSGEALTELDERLKNDDQYKTTFVAWVQRYINVPISTKRMSKLLKALFTPKFLCLLTWSGRGKRAMYTLSNYKGIIDLFKTVGSTELSKVGDREVADFFILKLRYATYYLSRQECNQTNS, from the exons atggaaaacaaaaacaaaaacgtaagCATCGTAGACGAAAATGGGAATCCTGGTAAGCGGTCCTTAAGCATGCTAAGAAattttgaagaagaagaagaaacaacactTG ATTCTGGAAACGctaaaaagcagcaaaaagagCAACCATCTGGGACAATGAagaattatattgtttttccaAATGGACAAAAACTAGAAATTCGTGGCACTATTTGTG GTGCTGTCAATCTGGATCAAACTGTATGTGCGAAACCATTAGATGCTAATCCGA gctccacacaaacacagcaaactatttttttaaaaactgcTGGAGCTACTCCAT GTACTACCAAACCTGTACAACAGCCATTAGATGTTAAAAAGTCCGCTGGAAAACCAGATTccgtcacacatacacagcaaactatttttttaaagactgCTGGAGCTACTCCAA GTACTAGCAAACCTGTACAACAGCCATTAGATGTTAAAAAGTCTGCTGGAAAGCCACATCCcgttacacaaacacagcaaactatttttttaaagactgCTGGAGCTACGCCGA GTTATAGTAAATCAATCCAACAAACGTCTTTGGAAACGTCAGGAGATATTATGG AGTATAGCAAACTAAAACAGCATTCCAAAACATCTTACGCTACTCCGG GTCCGAGCAAACCGAGTCTGCAAATGGTTAATACCGAACTATCTGGTGGTTTGCTTG ATCCCGACGATACTCCATTCTTAATCACCAAGAACATATTACGACAGCTTATTCGTG ATGAAGTTACTAGCGTATTCCAGGAACAAAGGGATAGTTTCATGGAACCAATGTTTCGACGCATGGCCGGAATGGAAGCGACTTTTGCTTCACTGTATAATCAAATCTCGTCACAGACCAATCAAACGAATGTTGATCCAAAAGTGTTGGAAAATTTCGAGTTTGATACCATCGACAGTGGCGAAGCATTGACTGAACTTGACGAGCGACTTAAAAACGATGATCAGTATAAAACTACGTTTGTTGCATGGGTTCAAAGGTACATTAACGTGCCAATAAGTACAAAAAGGATGTCGAAACTGCTCAAAGCGTTATTTACACCCAAATTTCTTTGCCTTCTGACATGGAgtggaagaggaaaaagagCAATGTACACTTTGTCAAATTATAAAGGAATAATAGACTTGTTTAAAACTGTAGGAAGTACTGAACTTTCCAAAGTAGGGGACCGTGAAGTTGCAGATTTCTTCATCCTTAAATTGAGATACGCTACATACTATCTAAGCCGGCAGGAATGCAACCAAACAAATAGTTGA
- the LOC125906605 gene encoding uncharacterized protein LOC125906605 isoform X2: protein MENKNKNVSIVDENGNPGKRSLSMLRNFEEEEETTLDSGNAKKQQKEQPSGTMKNYIVFPNGQKLEIRGTICGAVNLDQTVCAKPLDANPSSTQTQQTIFLKTAGATPCTTKPVQQPLDVKKSAGKPDSVTHTQQTIFLKTAGATPSTSKPVQQPLDVKKSAGKPHPVTQTQQTIFLKTAGATPSYSKSIQQTSLETSGDIMGPSKPSLQMVNTELSGGLLDPDDTPFLITKNILRQLIRDEVTSVFQEQRDSFMEPMFRRMAGMEATFASLYNQISSQTNQTNVDPKVLENFEFDTIDSGEALTELDERLKNDDQYKTTFVAWVQRYINVPISTKRMSKLLKALFTPKFLCLLTWSGRGKRAMYTLSNYKGIIDLFKTVGSTELSKVGDREVADFFILKLRYATYYLSRQECNQTNS, encoded by the exons atggaaaacaaaaacaaaaacgtaagCATCGTAGACGAAAATGGGAATCCTGGTAAGCGGTCCTTAAGCATGCTAAGAAattttgaagaagaagaagaaacaacactTG ATTCTGGAAACGctaaaaagcagcaaaaagagCAACCATCTGGGACAATGAagaattatattgtttttccaAATGGACAAAAACTAGAAATTCGTGGCACTATTTGTG GTGCTGTCAATCTGGATCAAACTGTATGTGCGAAACCATTAGATGCTAATCCGA gctccacacaaacacagcaaactatttttttaaaaactgcTGGAGCTACTCCAT GTACTACCAAACCTGTACAACAGCCATTAGATGTTAAAAAGTCCGCTGGAAAACCAGATTccgtcacacatacacagcaaactatttttttaaagactgCTGGAGCTACTCCAA GTACTAGCAAACCTGTACAACAGCCATTAGATGTTAAAAAGTCTGCTGGAAAGCCACATCCcgttacacaaacacagcaaactatttttttaaagactgCTGGAGCTACGCCGA GTTATAGTAAATCAATCCAACAAACGTCTTTGGAAACGTCAGGAGATATTATGG GTCCGAGCAAACCGAGTCTGCAAATGGTTAATACCGAACTATCTGGTGGTTTGCTTG ATCCCGACGATACTCCATTCTTAATCACCAAGAACATATTACGACAGCTTATTCGTG ATGAAGTTACTAGCGTATTCCAGGAACAAAGGGATAGTTTCATGGAACCAATGTTTCGACGCATGGCCGGAATGGAAGCGACTTTTGCTTCACTGTATAATCAAATCTCGTCACAGACCAATCAAACGAATGTTGATCCAAAAGTGTTGGAAAATTTCGAGTTTGATACCATCGACAGTGGCGAAGCATTGACTGAACTTGACGAGCGACTTAAAAACGATGATCAGTATAAAACTACGTTTGTTGCATGGGTTCAAAGGTACATTAACGTGCCAATAAGTACAAAAAGGATGTCGAAACTGCTCAAAGCGTTATTTACACCCAAATTTCTTTGCCTTCTGACATGGAgtggaagaggaaaaagagCAATGTACACTTTGTCAAATTATAAAGGAATAATAGACTTGTTTAAAACTGTAGGAAGTACTGAACTTTCCAAAGTAGGGGACCGTGAAGTTGCAGATTTCTTCATCCTTAAATTGAGATACGCTACATACTATCTAAGCCGGCAGGAATGCAACCAAACAAATAGTTGA
- the LOC120952915 gene encoding uncharacterized protein LOC120952915 isoform X1, translating into MKMDSNEKKLSVINKLCGKNRHLQALRKSGVLYRRAAKLLKQYKESVEDIVNVVSPSELQAASTSPELFDGENTDMASSVDPELMLFQETQDLELNLSESEDEASMDDDQDIASEDDENDPDYTKMTSEEGLRYWALARSESHASLKSLLKYLRANTDLRVPKDPRTLLRTRRNPAILSSIGNGKFWYNGIRHCLTSEMRKHTAVPQTLQYDLNIDGLPLHTRSKTQFWPILLKIVDQPDWPVMIVAIYCGPTKPESNELYLRQLVDEINLLSSTGLMVGENAITLKLRAIIADTPARAFIKGVQGHTGRHSCLKCCCEGESVSQRMVFLDTSAAKRTHKGFLDGDYILHCTGSTPLIDLDEFDIILDMIVVDRLHQIDIGLTKKLLHIWYMGVLKEWKRWNRQQREEFKQRLLKQKLPFETNQKMRPIDDLAYWKGSDCKTFLHYVAPVVLEGLLSEQEYKHFMLYFCAITIFSSTEHKEHWKAAGTMLKTFVETFADVYHKKAVTSNVHSLIHLEEEVERFGPLDYHSTYAYERKLGNIKNRLIRTNYRCLEQAIRRISEFENFTGAQQNDQPFRQPFYTQRGQTITMNVKKNLKLRNDDVNDLFMTNKNVILKFVSVRQEQDKLMIVGKMFSRIFEYFDEHISSTKLHIYSVYKDDLKNDEVLLECSDVKLKFARTIKEADGNMVLFPLLNTLND; encoded by the exons ATGAAAATGGACTCAAATGAGAAAAAACTCTCGGTTATAAACAAATTGTGTGGCAAAAATCGCCATTTGCAGGCTCTGCGTAAGTCTGGCGTTTTATACCGAAGAGCCGCAAAACTGTTAAAGCAGTATAAAGAATCGGTGGAAGATATTGTGAATGTGGTATCGCCATCAGAACTACAAG CAGCGTCGACTTCACCGGAGCTGTTCGATGGCGAGAATACCGATATGGCATCATCAGTTGATCCCGAACTCATGCTTTTTCAAGAAACTCAGGATTTGGAACTGAACCTAAGTGAATCGGAAGATGAAGCATCGATGGACGACGATCAGGACATAGCATCTGAGGACGATGAAAACGATCCTGACTACACCAAAATGACAAGCGAAGAGGGCTTACGGTATTGGGCGCTAGCTCGATCAGAATCGCACGCATCTTTAAaaagtttgttaaaatatcTTCGAGCCAACACAGATCTCCGTGTGCCTAAAGATCCAAGGACATTGCTGCGGACACGACGAAATCCTGCTATCCTTTCGTCCATAGGAAATGGCAAATTTTGGTATAATGGAATACGCCACTGCTTGACAAGTGAAATGCG aaaacatactGCAGTGCCACAGACGCTTCAGTACGATCTTAACATCGATGGCCTTCCTCTTCATACGCGATCTAAAACACAGTTCTGGCCAATTTTGTTGAAGATTGTTGACCAGCCGGATTGGCCAGTGATGATCGTGGCTATCTATTGCGGACCAACAAAACCGGAAAGTAATGAGCTTTATCTGCGGCAGCTAGTCGATGAGATAAATTTATTATCGAGCACTGGACTGATGGTGGGAGAAAATGCCATCACGTTAAAATTACGAGCCATCATCGCAGATACACCAGCACGAGCTTTCATTAAAG GTGTCCAAGGTCATACTGGAAGACACTCCTGTTTAAAATGTTGCTGTGAAGGAGAATCGGTGTCACAACGAATGGTCTTTTTGGATACGTCTGCGGCAAAGCGCACTCACAAAGGATTTTTAGATGGAGATTATATTCTGCATTGTACGGGGTCTACGCCGTTGATTGATTTGGACGAATTTGACATCATTCTGGATATGATTGTTGTTGATCGTCTCCATCAAATAGACATTGGTcttacaaaaaaactacttcaCATTTGGTACATGGGAGTGTtaaaagaatggaaaagatGGAATCGCCAGCAACGTGAAGAATTTAAACAAAGACtcctaaaacaaaaactcccctttgaaacgaaccaaaaaatgCGCCCGATTGACGACCTAGCATATTGGAAAGGATCAGATTGCAAAACGTTTCTCCATTACGTGGCTCCCGTAGTATTGGAAGGATTGTTGAGTGAGCAGGAATATAAGCATTTTATGCTTTATTTCTGTGCTATAACGATATTTTCATCGACCGAACATAAAGAACACTGGAAAGCTGCTGGTACTATGCTAAAAACTTTTGTAGAAACATTTGCCGATGTATATCATAAAAAAGCTGTTACGTCCAATGTACATAGTCTAATCCACCTCGAAGAAGAAGTAGAGCGGTTTGGTCCTCTGGACTATCACTCAACATATGCATATGAACGCAAGCTaggaaatataaaaaacaggCTCATTAGAACTAACTATAGATGTTTAGAACAGGCAATTCGTAGAATATCggaatttgaaaattttacaGGAGCTCAACAAAACGATCAACCATTTCGTCAGCCGTTTTATACGCAAAGAGGGCAAACTATTACTATGAATGTGAAGAAAAATTTAAAGCTGCGAAATGATGATGTCAACGATTTATTTATGACCAACAAAAacgtaattttaaaatttgtttcaGTAAGACAAGAGCAGGATAAGTTGATGATAGTTGGAAAAATGTTTTCCCGTATTTTCGAATATTTTGACGAGCACATTTCTTCCACAAAGCTACATATATACTCTGTTTATAAAGATGATTTGAAAAATGACGAGGTTTTATTAGAATGCTCCGATGTCAAACTTAAATTTGCTAGAACTATCAAAGAAGCTGATGGAAATATGGTATTATTTCCATTATTAAATACACTCAATGACTAA
- the LOC120952915 gene encoding uncharacterized protein LOC120952915 isoform X2, protein MKMDSNEKKLSVINKLCGKNRHLQALRKSGVLYRRAAKLLKQYKESVEDIVNVVSPSELQASTSPELFDGENTDMASSVDPELMLFQETQDLELNLSESEDEASMDDDQDIASEDDENDPDYTKMTSEEGLRYWALARSESHASLKSLLKYLRANTDLRVPKDPRTLLRTRRNPAILSSIGNGKFWYNGIRHCLTSEMRKHTAVPQTLQYDLNIDGLPLHTRSKTQFWPILLKIVDQPDWPVMIVAIYCGPTKPESNELYLRQLVDEINLLSSTGLMVGENAITLKLRAIIADTPARAFIKGVQGHTGRHSCLKCCCEGESVSQRMVFLDTSAAKRTHKGFLDGDYILHCTGSTPLIDLDEFDIILDMIVVDRLHQIDIGLTKKLLHIWYMGVLKEWKRWNRQQREEFKQRLLKQKLPFETNQKMRPIDDLAYWKGSDCKTFLHYVAPVVLEGLLSEQEYKHFMLYFCAITIFSSTEHKEHWKAAGTMLKTFVETFADVYHKKAVTSNVHSLIHLEEEVERFGPLDYHSTYAYERKLGNIKNRLIRTNYRCLEQAIRRISEFENFTGAQQNDQPFRQPFYTQRGQTITMNVKKNLKLRNDDVNDLFMTNKNVILKFVSVRQEQDKLMIVGKMFSRIFEYFDEHISSTKLHIYSVYKDDLKNDEVLLECSDVKLKFARTIKEADGNMVLFPLLNTLND, encoded by the exons ATGAAAATGGACTCAAATGAGAAAAAACTCTCGGTTATAAACAAATTGTGTGGCAAAAATCGCCATTTGCAGGCTCTGCGTAAGTCTGGCGTTTTATACCGAAGAGCCGCAAAACTGTTAAAGCAGTATAAAGAATCGGTGGAAGATATTGTGAATGTGGTATCGCCATCAGAACTACAAG CGTCGACTTCACCGGAGCTGTTCGATGGCGAGAATACCGATATGGCATCATCAGTTGATCCCGAACTCATGCTTTTTCAAGAAACTCAGGATTTGGAACTGAACCTAAGTGAATCGGAAGATGAAGCATCGATGGACGACGATCAGGACATAGCATCTGAGGACGATGAAAACGATCCTGACTACACCAAAATGACAAGCGAAGAGGGCTTACGGTATTGGGCGCTAGCTCGATCAGAATCGCACGCATCTTTAAaaagtttgttaaaatatcTTCGAGCCAACACAGATCTCCGTGTGCCTAAAGATCCAAGGACATTGCTGCGGACACGACGAAATCCTGCTATCCTTTCGTCCATAGGAAATGGCAAATTTTGGTATAATGGAATACGCCACTGCTTGACAAGTGAAATGCG aaaacatactGCAGTGCCACAGACGCTTCAGTACGATCTTAACATCGATGGCCTTCCTCTTCATACGCGATCTAAAACACAGTTCTGGCCAATTTTGTTGAAGATTGTTGACCAGCCGGATTGGCCAGTGATGATCGTGGCTATCTATTGCGGACCAACAAAACCGGAAAGTAATGAGCTTTATCTGCGGCAGCTAGTCGATGAGATAAATTTATTATCGAGCACTGGACTGATGGTGGGAGAAAATGCCATCACGTTAAAATTACGAGCCATCATCGCAGATACACCAGCACGAGCTTTCATTAAAG GTGTCCAAGGTCATACTGGAAGACACTCCTGTTTAAAATGTTGCTGTGAAGGAGAATCGGTGTCACAACGAATGGTCTTTTTGGATACGTCTGCGGCAAAGCGCACTCACAAAGGATTTTTAGATGGAGATTATATTCTGCATTGTACGGGGTCTACGCCGTTGATTGATTTGGACGAATTTGACATCATTCTGGATATGATTGTTGTTGATCGTCTCCATCAAATAGACATTGGTcttacaaaaaaactacttcaCATTTGGTACATGGGAGTGTtaaaagaatggaaaagatGGAATCGCCAGCAACGTGAAGAATTTAAACAAAGACtcctaaaacaaaaactcccctttgaaacgaaccaaaaaatgCGCCCGATTGACGACCTAGCATATTGGAAAGGATCAGATTGCAAAACGTTTCTCCATTACGTGGCTCCCGTAGTATTGGAAGGATTGTTGAGTGAGCAGGAATATAAGCATTTTATGCTTTATTTCTGTGCTATAACGATATTTTCATCGACCGAACATAAAGAACACTGGAAAGCTGCTGGTACTATGCTAAAAACTTTTGTAGAAACATTTGCCGATGTATATCATAAAAAAGCTGTTACGTCCAATGTACATAGTCTAATCCACCTCGAAGAAGAAGTAGAGCGGTTTGGTCCTCTGGACTATCACTCAACATATGCATATGAACGCAAGCTaggaaatataaaaaacaggCTCATTAGAACTAACTATAGATGTTTAGAACAGGCAATTCGTAGAATATCggaatttgaaaattttacaGGAGCTCAACAAAACGATCAACCATTTCGTCAGCCGTTTTATACGCAAAGAGGGCAAACTATTACTATGAATGTGAAGAAAAATTTAAAGCTGCGAAATGATGATGTCAACGATTTATTTATGACCAACAAAAacgtaattttaaaatttgtttcaGTAAGACAAGAGCAGGATAAGTTGATGATAGTTGGAAAAATGTTTTCCCGTATTTTCGAATATTTTGACGAGCACATTTCTTCCACAAAGCTACATATATACTCTGTTTATAAAGATGATTTGAAAAATGACGAGGTTTTATTAGAATGCTCCGATGTCAAACTTAAATTTGCTAGAACTATCAAAGAAGCTGATGGAAATATGGTATTATTTCCATTATTAAATACACTCAATGACTAA